The proteins below are encoded in one region of Syntrophotalea carbinolica DSM 2380:
- a CDS encoding glycerate kinase family protein, with protein MRILVACDAFKGSLSAQQACRTVASGISAVEPDWRLTSVPLADGGEGTAEILVAAAGGSWVEVPDVMGPLPEMTLTAAYGCLEQRRAAVVEMARSSGLVLLRGDQRHPLQTTTYGAGQLLSAAIKSGVTHVLLTLGGSATVDGGTGAVRALGWRFLDAGGKDIPLGGGGLIHLQRIVPSSLSLPRITVLCDVTNPLCGPQGAAQIFAPQKGATPAQVAMLAEGLENLARRIKDQLGIDVAHLPGGGAAGGFGAGAQVFMGGRLIPGVSAVMEQVQFERQLGQADWVITGEGCLDRTSLQGKVVSGVLDAARRQGVPVAVLAGQIRLTAEELQQAGIRHAVAAMPQDMPLDEALTRAPELLGKAARSLSARMHG; from the coding sequence ATGCGTATTCTTGTAGCTTGCGATGCATTCAAGGGCAGCCTTTCTGCGCAACAAGCCTGCCGTACCGTTGCCTCAGGCATATCTGCCGTAGAGCCGGACTGGCGTCTGACCTCGGTGCCGCTGGCTGATGGCGGTGAAGGGACCGCGGAGATCCTGGTAGCCGCAGCCGGGGGCTCCTGGGTCGAGGTGCCGGATGTCATGGGACCGCTGCCGGAGATGACTCTGACGGCAGCCTACGGTTGTCTTGAGCAGCGTCGGGCAGCTGTGGTGGAAATGGCTCGCTCCAGCGGCCTGGTGCTGCTGAGAGGCGATCAGCGCCACCCTTTGCAAACCACGACCTACGGTGCCGGACAGCTTTTATCGGCAGCCATCAAAAGCGGAGTGACGCATGTCCTGTTGACGTTGGGCGGCAGCGCTACGGTCGATGGTGGTACCGGTGCCGTGCGCGCCCTCGGTTGGCGGTTTCTTGATGCCGGCGGCAAGGATATTCCTCTCGGTGGTGGGGGCTTGATCCATTTGCAACGCATTGTGCCATCCAGCCTGTCCTTACCCCGCATTACCGTATTGTGCGATGTGACCAATCCCCTTTGCGGCCCGCAGGGCGCAGCCCAGATCTTCGCTCCACAAAAAGGGGCCACCCCGGCACAGGTTGCCATGCTGGCGGAGGGGCTGGAAAATCTGGCCCGGAGGATCAAAGACCAACTTGGTATCGATGTGGCGCATCTGCCGGGAGGCGGAGCGGCCGGAGGTTTCGGTGCAGGTGCGCAGGTCTTTATGGGGGGGCGTCTGATACCGGGTGTTTCCGCTGTGATGGAGCAGGTTCAATTCGAGCGGCAATTGGGTCAGGCCGACTGGGTGATTACCGGTGAAGGCTGTCTCGATCGCACCTCCCTGCAGGGGAAAGTGGTTAGCGGAGTGCTTGACGCAGCCCGCCGGCAGGGAGTACCGGTGGCGGTGCTTGCAGGACAGATACGCTTGACTGCGGAGGAATTGCAGCAGGCCGGTATTCGTCATGCTGTGGCGGCCATGCCGCAGGATATGCCTTTGGACGAGGCTCTGACGCGTGCGCCTGAATTGCTCGGGAAGGCTGCGCGGTCGCTTTCGGCCAGGATGCATGGGTGA
- a CDS encoding sensor domain-containing diguanylate cyclase — MDFSDFENSPAGEKIAAIESIIQGHLDLPTPPNVVFRLLEVVRNDEHSFLEIGNIISKDPSLTARMMKIANSSLFGFGGKIKTIENALTVLGINVTRNIALSFMIMDSLAAPDSDLFDMDYFWKRAITAAVAAEMLASHIRGSGADAFLSGLLKDIGVLVMYQRMEMEYKQILLLKAYAGSASYPIERELLGFDHGQLTGLMLKQWGLPENIYRPIFHHHDEVRYDSPHGDQAAILQFADQLSSLYHGAADPSVLEELHRTLEHRYALDSQTIRQLVDSLAERTVEILSYFDIDPGEMKPLSRLLQEANYELGKRSLSYEQMVGELRQTQEESQQCINKLLDANKSLRKLAYRDELTGLYNQRFFLTEMDKELARAKRYGYSLSLVFFDVDFFKNINDTHGHLAGDAVLRHVSAKVTSCVRSCDTVVRYGGDEFAIIMPETDQGDLAIFTERLRFEVEKMLVPMNGKTIAVTISIGGTSFDGRDESVTRYVLLNVADQAIYQSKKLGRNTVTIQSVA, encoded by the coding sequence ATGGATTTTTCAGATTTTGAGAATTCGCCCGCGGGCGAAAAAATAGCGGCCATCGAAAGCATCATTCAGGGCCACCTCGACTTACCCACTCCGCCCAACGTGGTGTTTCGTCTCCTCGAAGTCGTCAGGAATGACGAACATTCCTTTCTGGAAATTGGCAACATCATCAGCAAAGATCCCTCTTTGACGGCCAGAATGATGAAAATCGCCAATTCCTCCCTGTTCGGGTTCGGCGGAAAGATTAAAACCATAGAAAATGCTCTGACGGTTCTCGGCATAAACGTGACCCGGAATATAGCCCTGTCGTTTATGATTATGGACAGCCTGGCGGCACCTGACAGCGATCTGTTCGACATGGACTATTTCTGGAAACGTGCCATTACCGCAGCCGTGGCCGCCGAGATGTTGGCTTCCCATATCCGCGGTTCAGGCGCCGATGCTTTTTTGAGTGGCCTCCTGAAGGATATCGGCGTGCTGGTCATGTACCAGCGGATGGAGATGGAATATAAACAAATCCTTTTGCTGAAAGCTTATGCCGGAAGCGCGAGCTATCCGATCGAAAGGGAGCTTCTCGGTTTCGATCATGGCCAGCTGACCGGCTTGATGCTTAAACAGTGGGGGCTGCCGGAAAATATTTACCGGCCTATCTTTCATCATCATGACGAGGTGCGATACGATTCACCCCATGGGGATCAGGCGGCCATTTTGCAGTTTGCCGACCAGCTGTCCTCTCTTTATCACGGTGCGGCCGACCCGTCGGTTCTGGAGGAGCTGCATCGAACACTTGAGCATCGCTATGCGCTTGACAGCCAGACGATACGGCAGTTGGTCGATTCTCTGGCAGAGAGAACGGTTGAGATCCTGAGTTATTTTGATATCGATCCGGGCGAGATGAAACCCCTGTCGCGTCTATTGCAGGAAGCCAATTACGAGCTCGGGAAGCGCTCGTTGTCCTATGAACAGATGGTGGGGGAACTCAGGCAAACTCAGGAAGAATCCCAACAATGCATCAATAAGCTCCTTGACGCCAATAAATCTCTGCGTAAACTTGCCTACCGCGATGAGTTGACCGGTCTTTACAATCAGCGTTTTTTCCTGACCGAAATGGATAAGGAATTGGCCCGGGCCAAACGCTACGGATATTCCTTGTCACTGGTGTTCTTCGACGTCGACTTCTTTAAAAATATCAATGATACCCATGGTCATCTGGCAGGGGATGCCGTATTGCGTCACGTTTCCGCGAAGGTAACCTCCTGTGTACGCAGTTGCGATACGGTTGTGCGTTACGGTGGAGACGAATTCGCGATCATCATGCCTGAAACGGATCAAGGCGATTTGGCGATTTTTACCGAGCGCCTGCGATTTGAGGTCGAAAAGATGCTGGTGCCCATGAACGGCAAGACCATCGCTGTGACCATAAGCATCGGCGGAACCAGTTTTGATGGCAGAGATGAGTCCGTAACTCGATATGTACTTTTGAATGTCGCCGATCAGGCCATTTATCAGTCAAAAAAATTGGGTCGCAATACCGTTACCATTCAATCCGTTGCCTGA
- a CDS encoding septal ring lytic transglycosylase RlpA family protein has translation MLLRMLQRAGIVCLAAALLCGCAGRYRTRVVDTPATAGLKGHQKPYTVNGNLYQPMSSCEGFVQEGLASWYGPKFHGKKTSNGEIYDMHAMTAAHKTLPLGTHVRVVNKNNGHQEIVRINDRGPFVGNRIIDLSYEAAMRLQVVGPGTAPVRIEALGMAAVDNRGLVTYRPAPSYEVGDYAVQIGAFTVNQNAQRLAGRYRQQLGQARVQKGWVNGKLFYRVWVGRYPSLSAAFEAKEAFARSGYGNSFVVALD, from the coding sequence ATGTTGCTACGCATGTTGCAAAGAGCCGGGATTGTCTGCCTGGCAGCTGCCTTGTTATGCGGTTGTGCCGGGCGGTATCGCACCCGGGTGGTCGATACCCCGGCCACGGCAGGACTTAAGGGACACCAGAAGCCCTATACGGTGAACGGGAATCTCTACCAGCCGATGAGCAGCTGCGAGGGATTCGTGCAGGAGGGGCTGGCCAGCTGGTATGGCCCCAAATTCCATGGCAAAAAGACCAGCAACGGCGAGATATACGACATGCACGCCATGACCGCCGCGCACAAGACTTTGCCACTGGGTACCCATGTTCGTGTCGTCAACAAAAATAATGGTCATCAGGAAATTGTACGGATCAATGACCGGGGCCCCTTTGTCGGCAATCGTATTATCGATCTGTCCTACGAGGCGGCAATGCGTCTGCAGGTCGTAGGTCCCGGTACGGCGCCGGTGCGCATTGAAGCCCTTGGTATGGCTGCGGTGGATAACCGGGGTCTGGTAACCTATCGTCCGGCCCCCAGTTACGAAGTGGGCGATTATGCTGTTCAGATCGGCGCATTTACCGTTAACCAAAATGCTCAGCGGCTGGCCGGCAGATACCGGCAGCAACTCGGGCAGGCCCGTGTGCAAAAAGGTTGGGTCAACGGTAAATTGTTTTACAGGGTATGGGTAGGACGTTACCCTTCGTTGTCTGCAGCTTTTGAAGCGAAGGAAGCTTTTGCCCGCTCAGGGTATGGCAACAGCTTTGTGGTGGCCCTCGATTAA
- a CDS encoding acetyl-CoA carboxylase carboxyltransferase subunit alpha, whose product MQFYLDFEKPLVELEQKLSELRDYSTDEVDFSGEIQRLEKKAEKLRREIFSNLNRWQVTQLARHVNRPFTLDFVEHVFTDWFEVHGDRNFRDDPALVCGFARLDGQPCAVIGHQKGRDTKEKVYRNFGMPNPEGYRKALRVMQMAEQFGLPIFTFVDTPGAFPGIGAEERGQAEAIARNLREMAALKVPVIVTVTGEGGSGGALAVAVGNRVLMMENAVYSVISPEGCAAILWKDGAKGPVAAEALKLTAGDIQNLGCVIDEVIPEPLGGAHSDHKAAAEQVRICLKKHLDDLKDLSSDELREQRYQKLRAMTMVQE is encoded by the coding sequence ATGCAATTTTACCTGGATTTTGAAAAACCCCTGGTTGAACTGGAACAGAAACTGAGCGAATTGCGGGACTATTCCACCGACGAGGTCGATTTTTCCGGTGAAATCCAGCGCCTGGAGAAAAAAGCCGAAAAATTACGGCGTGAAATCTTCTCCAATCTCAACCGCTGGCAGGTGACCCAGTTGGCACGTCATGTCAATCGTCCCTTTACCCTCGATTTCGTTGAACATGTTTTTACGGACTGGTTCGAAGTTCATGGCGATCGCAACTTTCGCGATGATCCGGCGTTGGTTTGCGGATTTGCCCGTTTGGACGGGCAGCCCTGCGCCGTTATAGGTCATCAGAAGGGGCGGGATACCAAGGAGAAGGTTTACCGTAATTTTGGCATGCCCAATCCCGAGGGGTACCGTAAGGCCCTGCGGGTCATGCAGATGGCTGAGCAATTCGGTCTGCCGATTTTTACTTTTGTCGATACGCCGGGGGCGTTTCCCGGAATCGGTGCCGAGGAGCGGGGACAAGCCGAAGCCATCGCCCGCAACCTGCGGGAAATGGCGGCTCTCAAAGTCCCGGTTATCGTAACCGTTACCGGAGAAGGCGGTTCCGGAGGGGCGTTGGCCGTGGCTGTCGGCAATCGTGTGCTGATGATGGAAAATGCCGTGTACTCGGTCATCTCTCCGGAAGGCTGCGCCGCCATTTTGTGGAAGGACGGTGCCAAAGGGCCGGTTGCCGCAGAGGCACTTAAACTGACCGCGGGTGATATCCAGAATCTTGGTTGTGTCATCGATGAAGTGATTCCCGAGCCGCTGGGCGGTGCCCATAGCGATCATAAGGCAGCTGCCGAGCAGGTACGGATTTGCCTCAAGAAACATCTTGACGACCTGAAAGACCTGTCTTCGGATGAACTGCGTGAACAGCGTTATCAAAAGCTGCGCGCCATGACCATGGTTCAGGAATAG
- the tgt gene encoding tRNA guanosine(34) transglycosylase Tgt translates to MFEFSLLATDSQTAARRGRLTTPHGTIETPIFMPVGTHGALKAMTPAQVEETGAQIILSNTYHLHLAPGEGLVQKAGGLHSFMNWPHPILTDSGGFQVFSLPKKRITETGVFFRHEMTGEEIFLGPAEAMAIQNTLGADIIMAFDECIPYPATHDYAAKSIRKTLRWAEACLQNHNRSDQALFGIVQGGIYEDLRQECARQMTTMNFPGYAIGGVSVGEGLDLLKKVVDYTAPMLPENKPRYLMGVGLPEDILESVERGMDMFDCVIPTRYARSATLFTRRGRIRLTNRRYRRDFYPVDASCDCYCCRNFSRAYLHHLFKSNEILSATLAAIHNVHFYLNMMKEARQAIEAGDFAAFKKNFLEEYGANK, encoded by the coding sequence ATGTTTGAATTTTCACTGCTCGCAACCGACTCTCAAACCGCGGCACGACGTGGCAGACTGACCACCCCCCACGGTACCATCGAGACCCCGATTTTCATGCCCGTCGGGACCCACGGCGCCCTCAAAGCCATGACGCCGGCCCAGGTCGAAGAAACCGGAGCCCAGATTATTTTGTCCAACACCTACCACCTGCATCTGGCGCCCGGAGAGGGTCTGGTGCAGAAAGCCGGGGGGCTGCACAGCTTCATGAACTGGCCCCATCCGATTCTCACCGACAGCGGCGGTTTTCAGGTCTTTTCCCTGCCCAAAAAACGCATCACCGAAACCGGCGTATTTTTCCGCCACGAAATGACCGGGGAAGAAATCTTTCTGGGGCCCGCTGAAGCCATGGCGATCCAGAACACCCTGGGGGCGGATATCATCATGGCCTTCGACGAATGCATCCCCTACCCGGCAACCCATGATTACGCGGCGAAGTCGATCCGGAAAACCCTGCGCTGGGCGGAAGCCTGCCTGCAAAATCACAATCGTTCCGACCAGGCTCTGTTCGGTATCGTACAGGGTGGAATCTATGAAGACCTGCGTCAGGAATGCGCGCGGCAGATGACCACCATGAATTTCCCCGGTTACGCCATCGGCGGAGTAAGCGTTGGCGAGGGGCTGGATCTGCTGAAAAAGGTGGTCGACTACACCGCCCCCATGCTGCCTGAAAACAAACCGCGCTACCTGATGGGGGTGGGCTTGCCCGAAGATATTCTGGAAAGCGTGGAACGCGGCATGGACATGTTCGACTGCGTCATACCGACCCGTTACGCCCGTAGCGCCACGCTCTTTACGCGGCGCGGAAGGATCCGTTTGACCAACCGTCGCTATCGCAGAGACTTTTATCCGGTGGATGCCTCCTGCGATTGTTACTGCTGCCGTAATTTCAGCCGGGCCTATCTGCATCACCTGTTCAAATCGAACGAAATTCTGTCAGCGACCCTGGCAGCCATCCATAATGTGCATTTCTATCTGAATATGATGAAAGAAGCCCGCCAGGCTATCGAAGCTGGCGACTTTGCCGCATTCAAGAAAAACTTCCTGGAGGAATACGGCGCCAACAAATAG